In one Saimiri boliviensis isolate mSaiBol1 chromosome 19, mSaiBol1.pri, whole genome shotgun sequence genomic region, the following are encoded:
- the LELP1 gene encoding late cornified envelope-like proline-rich protein 1, whose protein sequence is MSSDDKSKSNDPKNEPKNCDPKCEQKCDSKCQPSCLKKLLQRCSEKCPREKCLPPPKCPPCPSRSPSSCPPKPCAKPCPPKCPPPCPPPCPPPCPPPE, encoded by the coding sequence ATGTCGAGTGACGATAAAAGTAAATCAAATGACCCCAAGAATGAGCCCAAGAACTGCGATCCCAAGTGTGAACAGAAGTGCGACTCCAAATGCCAGCCCAGCTGTTTAAAGAAGCTGCTGCAACGCTGCTCTGAGAAGTGCCCACGGGAAAAGTGCCTACCACCACCCAAGTGCCCACCCTGCCCCTCACGGTCCCCTTCATCCTGCCCTCCCAAGCCCTGCGCCAAGCCCTGTCCTCCCAAatgccctcctccctgccctcctccctgccctcctccctgccctcccccagaGTGA